The DNA segment TCCGCCGTGCTGGGCCTGCTGTCCGCCCTCGCGCGCCGTGAGCGCGTGCTGGTCGCGCAGCGGCTGGACGACGAGATCGCCACCTCGCTGCACGTGCATTCGCAATCGTTCCAGCGCGAGACCTCGTTCCGCCTGCTGCAGCAGCAGGCCGCGTTGATGCCGGAACTGGTCGAGCGCCTGCAGGCCATGGTCGCCTCCATCGAACAACAGAACACCGACGCCGCCGCGCAGCAGTCCGCGCGCCAGGAAAGTTTCCACGCCCGCACCGAAGCCGCGCAGGCGCAGCTGTCGGCGACGCTGGTCGCGTCGATGCAGGCGGGCGTCGAAGGCAGCGCCCGTGCGGTCGGCGCCGCGCTGCAGCCGGCGATGGAGAGCACGCTCGCCGGCCTGGCCCGCGAAACCACCGCCCTGCAGCAGACCGTCGCCACCGCCGTGCAGCAGCAGCTCGACGCGCTGACCACCGGCTTCGGCGCCACCACGACCGCGGCCGCCGCCTCGTGGGACGACGCCCTGGCCCGCCAGCAACACGCACACGACGCGCTCGCCGCGCGCCTGCAGGGCGATGCCGAACAGCAGGCGGCGCAGTTCGACCAGCGCGCCAATGCATGGCTCGATGCGGCGTCCGGCCAGCTCCAGCAGACCGCCACCACGCTCGCCGAAGGCTTTACCCAGGCGCTCGCCCAGCAGGCCAGTACGGCCGACGGCATCGCCTCGCGTAACACCGACGCGTTGGCCGCCGCCGGTGCCGACTTCCGCACGCAGGCCACGGCCCTGGTGCAGGCCGTGGACGCCTCGCACGCGTCGCTGCAGCAGACCCTCGCCGCGCAGGACGAGGCGCGCCTCGCCGCGTGGGCCGCGCAGCTGGCCACGATGAGCGCCACCCTGCGTGGCGACTGGGAACGCACCGCGGGCGAAGCCGCGCGCCTGCAGCAGGAAATCTGCGATGCGCTCGCGCGCAGCGCCAGCGACATCACCACCCAGGCGCAGACGCACGCGCAGCAGACCATCGCCGAGATCTCGCAGCTGGTGCAGGTCGCCTCGGAAGCGCCGCGCGCCGCCGCCGACGTGGTCGCCGAACTGCGCCAGAAGCTGTCCGACAGCATGGTCCGCGATACCGCGCTGCTGGAAGAACGCACCCAGATGATGGGCACGCTGCAGACCTTGCTGGACGCGGTGAACCACGCCTCCACCGAGCAGCGCACCGCGATCGATGCGCTGGTGGCCACCTCGGCCGACCTGCTGGAGCGCGTCGGCACGCGCTTCACCGACCACGTGCAGGCCGAGACCGGCAAGCTGGAACACGTCGCCGCGCAAGTCGCCGCCGGCGCCACCGAAGTCGCCGGCCTCGGCGATGCGCTGGGCAGCGTGGTGGAACGCTTCGGCCAGACCAACGACGCGTTGCTCGAGCGCCTGCAGGCCAT comes from the Pseudoxanthomonas sp. YR558 genome and includes:
- a CDS encoding DUF802 domain-containing protein, with product MKQHLSTALFLAGLAIVGWIGVGYVGTHALGVVVTLVIGACYVTGAVELLRYRQATATLAHALDDTAPASNGLQAWLAPMHASLRQAVRLRVEGERVALPAPALTPYLVGLLVLLGMLGTLLGMMVTLRGTGLALEGATDIDAIRGSLAAPVKGLGFAFGTSIAGVAASAVLGLLSALARRERVLVAQRLDDEIATSLHVHSQSFQRETSFRLLQQQAALMPELVERLQAMVASIEQQNTDAAAQQSARQESFHARTEAAQAQLSATLVASMQAGVEGSARAVGAALQPAMESTLAGLARETTALQQTVATAVQQQLDALTTGFGATTTAAAASWDDALARQQHAHDALAARLQGDAEQQAAQFDQRANAWLDAASGQLQQTATTLAEGFTQALAQQASTADGIASRNTDALAAAGADFRTQATALVQAVDASHASLQQTLAAQDEARLAAWAAQLATMSATLRGDWERTAGEAARLQQEICDALARSASDITTQAQTHAQQTIAEISQLVQVASEAPRAAADVVAELRQKLSDSMVRDTALLEERTQMMGTLQTLLDAVNHASTEQRTAIDALVATSADLLERVGTRFTDHVQAETGKLEHVAAQVAAGATEVAGLGDALGSVVERFGQTNDALLERLQAIEGALERSLVRSDEQLAYYVAQAREVVDLSLSAQRQITVDLQRLSGVEAA